From Alteromonas australica, one genomic window encodes:
- a CDS encoding ABC transporter ATP-binding protein, with amino-acid sequence MKALDIQGLTKTYKGGVQALNGVDLTVEQGDFFALLGPNGAGKSTTIGIISSLVNQTNGKVSVFGFDLNSQMEQAKACIGLVPQEFNFNQFETVMQIVLNQAGYYGVPRSVAKERAQKYLAQLDLWEKRDARARELSGGMKRRLMIARALMHEPKLLILDEPTAGVDIEIRRSMWGFLEEINRQGITIILTTHYLEEAEMLCRNIAIINKGIIVENTSMKSLLSKLSIETFVLDIKTTAQAPNLTGFEYRLIDDHTLEVDVEKTEGLNPVFTQLSEQGVQVMSMRNKSNRLEELFVRLVETAKQAG; translated from the coding sequence ATGAAAGCGTTAGATATTCAAGGGTTAACAAAGACCTATAAAGGCGGCGTGCAAGCGTTAAATGGCGTAGATCTCACGGTTGAGCAAGGCGATTTCTTCGCACTACTGGGGCCGAATGGGGCGGGAAAGTCCACCACCATTGGCATCATTAGCTCGTTGGTTAATCAAACCAATGGCAAGGTGTCTGTATTTGGTTTCGATTTGAATAGCCAAATGGAACAAGCAAAAGCCTGTATTGGCTTAGTGCCACAGGAATTCAACTTTAATCAGTTTGAAACTGTCATGCAGATTGTGCTGAATCAAGCCGGATACTATGGTGTGCCTCGTTCCGTGGCCAAAGAACGAGCACAAAAATACCTAGCCCAGCTGGATTTGTGGGAAAAGCGAGATGCCCGTGCCCGTGAGCTCTCTGGCGGTATGAAACGCAGATTAATGATAGCGCGTGCCCTGATGCATGAGCCAAAACTACTGATTCTTGACGAACCTACGGCGGGGGTTGATATTGAAATTCGCCGCTCTATGTGGGGCTTTTTAGAAGAGATTAACCGCCAAGGCATCACTATTATTTTAACCACTCACTACCTTGAAGAGGCTGAAATGTTGTGCCGCAATATCGCCATTATTAACAAGGGGATTATTGTAGAAAATACCAGTATGAAATCATTACTCTCCAAACTGAGTATTGAAACTTTTGTGTTGGATATTAAAACCACGGCGCAAGCGCCCAACTTAACAGGGTTTGAGTACCGCTTAATCGATGATCACACGTTAGAAGTTGATGTTGAGAAAACCGAGGGATTAAACCCGGTGTTTACTCAGTTAAGTGAACAGGGTGTGCAAGTGATGAGTATGCGTAATAAATCAAACAGGCTAGAAGAGCTGT
- the pdsR gene encoding proteobacterial dedicated sortase system response regulator, producing MPKTIALVEDDAAIRENYLAVLRAQGYHVDAYEDRPSASRAFNANLPDLAIIDIGLKEEMEGGFLLCQQLRNLSPTLPIIFFTARDNDVDTISGLRMGADDYLTKDISMAHLLARIAALFRRIDLMRAPKAQNDETVIGELRVDASRMTVSWKNEPVALTVTEFWMLHALIKHPGHVKSRQQLMDESRMVVDDTTITSHIKRMRKKFIQLDAQFDHIDTVYGMGYRWQL from the coding sequence ATGCCTAAAACCATTGCTTTGGTTGAAGATGATGCCGCGATTAGAGAAAACTATTTGGCGGTTTTACGCGCTCAGGGTTACCACGTAGATGCCTATGAAGATAGACCCAGCGCGTCACGCGCATTTAATGCAAACCTACCTGACCTTGCCATCATTGATATCGGCTTAAAAGAAGAGATGGAAGGCGGTTTTTTACTGTGCCAGCAACTACGCAACTTGTCGCCAACCTTACCGATAATCTTTTTCACTGCCCGTGACAACGATGTGGATACTATCAGCGGGCTTAGAATGGGCGCAGACGACTACCTCACCAAAGACATTAGTATGGCGCATTTGTTGGCCAGGATTGCGGCTTTGTTTCGCCGTATAGACTTGATGCGAGCGCCAAAGGCACAAAATGATGAAACTGTGATTGGAGAATTACGTGTTGATGCATCGAGAATGACAGTGAGCTGGAAAAATGAACCCGTGGCGCTAACTGTGACCGAATTTTGGATGCTACATGCTTTAATTAAACATCCCGGACACGTTAAAAGTCGCCAGCAATTAATGGATGAGTCTCGTATGGTGGTTGACGATACCACCATTACCTCACACATAAAGCGGATGCGTAAAAAGTTTATTCAGCTTGATGCTCAATTTGATCATATCGATACCGTATACGGTATGGGTTATCGCTGGCAGCTATAG
- the pdsS gene encoding proteobacterial dedicated sortase system histidine kinase — protein sequence MRFRFSIRLQLLVLSLFLFAIPYLGYKYVWELEQYLRIGQEQTMIGTARAVATALHERPALFDSQSAYLKNVRPGTDLYAPPIQYPIQLDGELNDWQRIDHLVASYGSDEVVETYTKTLANPNPTLRFKHMVGRYGQFLYAMFEVTDDVLLWRQPNSLSVERADHLLIGLKTPQGDLARYVIAPFESGWVNAYKLSDNPNTYRAVKNALQIQGRWQQTATGYNIELRFPLSMTTDALGFAIVDVDDDRTREKRHAIGTANPNHIEELGTVVTPSPEIERILAGLKYADSRVWVIDKHKRVLARAGDIQTAPGIAIKDARRESQGVWGWIESRWLLPLYYHILTKPPADFVDELEDAYALAGQDLGKALAGQPDSLWRLSPDNKAVILSASYPIFIEGNVMGAVVVEQTTNGIRSLRNRALEQLFHVILAVMLLGTVGLLLFANRISGRIRHLRDSTERIIDNNGKIVGTLPVSKNQDEIGDLSRAFSDVLQRLQQYNSYLENMAARLSHELRTPIAIVKSSLDTFSQIDDESQKDIFIQRAQSGIHRLSTILNSMSEATRLEQALVDEERVTFQLANVVEGCVGGYVHAYTQRKFSFACHTDNSKLHGSPDLIAQMLDKVVANAVDFSQNNDEISLSISQKDKQIQLIIYNPGPLLPDGMKSQLVNSMVSVRADATRHEKSDTPHLGLGLFIADLIANFHRGTLNISNAPDFSGVEVIFTFPTLK from the coding sequence ATGCGGTTTCGTTTTTCCATACGTCTACAGCTTCTGGTGCTGTCACTGTTTTTATTTGCTATTCCGTATTTAGGATACAAATACGTATGGGAATTAGAACAGTATTTGCGCATTGGCCAAGAACAAACCATGATTGGTACGGCTAGAGCCGTGGCCACTGCCCTACACGAACGCCCTGCGCTGTTTGACAGTCAATCTGCGTATCTAAAGAATGTACGCCCAGGCACAGATCTTTACGCACCGCCTATACAATACCCTATTCAGCTTGATGGCGAACTTAATGATTGGCAGCGAATTGATCACTTGGTGGCAAGTTATGGCAGCGATGAAGTCGTCGAAACCTACACAAAGACACTGGCTAACCCCAACCCCACTTTACGCTTCAAACACATGGTGGGACGTTACGGCCAGTTTTTGTATGCTATGTTTGAAGTCACTGATGATGTATTGCTTTGGCGTCAACCCAATAGTTTAAGTGTAGAAAGAGCAGACCATTTACTGATTGGGTTAAAAACGCCACAAGGCGACCTCGCACGTTATGTTATCGCCCCTTTTGAGAGCGGATGGGTAAACGCGTATAAGTTGTCAGATAACCCCAACACCTATCGTGCGGTTAAGAATGCCCTACAGATACAAGGACGCTGGCAGCAAACCGCCACCGGCTACAATATAGAGCTTCGTTTTCCTTTATCGATGACAACAGATGCTTTGGGCTTCGCCATTGTAGATGTTGATGATGATAGGACTAGAGAGAAACGACACGCCATTGGCACTGCTAACCCCAATCATATTGAGGAGCTAGGCACCGTAGTTACGCCGTCACCGGAAATTGAACGAATTTTGGCGGGATTGAAATACGCAGACTCACGGGTTTGGGTGATAGATAAACACAAACGTGTGCTTGCTCGGGCCGGCGATATTCAAACCGCCCCAGGTATTGCAATAAAAGATGCCAGGCGCGAATCGCAAGGTGTGTGGGGATGGATAGAATCCCGTTGGCTACTGCCCCTTTATTACCATATTCTCACAAAACCACCGGCAGATTTCGTAGACGAACTAGAAGACGCCTATGCCCTCGCCGGTCAAGATCTCGGCAAGGCCCTTGCTGGTCAACCCGATTCTTTATGGCGTCTTAGTCCAGACAATAAAGCGGTGATTTTATCCGCCTCTTACCCTATTTTTATTGAAGGTAACGTGATGGGCGCGGTAGTGGTAGAGCAAACCACAAATGGTATTCGTTCTTTGCGTAATCGCGCCTTAGAGCAACTTTTCCACGTAATACTGGCAGTCATGCTACTTGGTACAGTAGGCTTACTATTATTTGCAAACCGCATCTCTGGCCGCATTCGCCATTTACGGGACAGCACCGAGCGCATCATCGACAACAACGGAAAAATTGTGGGCACCTTACCTGTGAGTAAAAATCAAGATGAAATTGGTGATTTATCTCGTGCGTTTTCAGATGTGCTTCAACGTTTGCAGCAATATAACTCGTACCTGGAAAATATGGCGGCGCGATTGTCTCATGAGCTGCGAACGCCCATTGCCATCGTTAAATCTTCGCTAGACACCTTTTCGCAAATCGATGATGAGTCTCAAAAAGATATTTTTATACAGCGAGCGCAAAGTGGAATTCATCGACTCAGTACCATTTTAAATAGCATGAGCGAAGCCACAAGATTAGAGCAAGCCCTTGTGGATGAAGAACGCGTAACCTTTCAACTCGCTAACGTAGTTGAAGGATGTGTTGGCGGGTACGTGCATGCCTACACGCAACGTAAATTCAGCTTTGCTTGTCATACCGACAACAGTAAATTGCATGGCTCACCAGACTTAATTGCACAAATGTTGGATAAAGTGGTAGCAAATGCCGTTGACTTCAGCCAAAACAATGATGAAATAAGCCTCTCCATTTCGCAAAAAGATAAACAAATTCAGCTTATTATCTACAACCCTGGTCCATTACTGCCCGATGGTATGAAGTCGCAACTCGTCAATTCTATGGTCTCCGTGCGTGCCGATGCCACACGCCATGAAAAGAGTGATACCCCCCACTTAGGCCTAGGTTTGTTTATTGCCGACCTTATTGCTAACTTTCACCGCGGCACCCTTAATATTAGCAACGCCCCTGATTTTAGTGGCGTAGAAGTGATTTTTACCTTCCCCACCTTAAAGTAA
- a CDS encoding TonB-dependent receptor, with translation MKNKSLSMGASTIAAALAFGHSAAFAQDTDVDCKDLTAAECAKQSDEAIELIRIHGVQQSIYRYSKSGDPRRVADLVDTPQTISVLTQDQIQESGKTDLKDILSAQAGVTLGTGENGNAFGDRYIIRGHEARSDVFVDGLRDPGMTTRESFATERVEITKGPSSTFAGRGSSGGAVNSITKKASTSYNFGRVDAAIGTDEHTRFTLDLNKTLTENSAVRLNALTSSEDKPGREGIERDRNGLQLSYVNQPTDRLSFTGDIYYLDAEDKPDLGSYFDRDAGYPLEDIPVYAQDEDFMNSEVTTFTLRTEYEISDNVRFYNATRVGKTENEYVTTGMRGTNRDATDPDAPGAYTLSLSNHQGWQDVDYVTTQFNLFWDTQFAGFEHKFVFGFEYTDESVDNGVFSVEYGNESNCLTGGRRGVSESYCLLDGDGNMVDNINSLMGKQITRGDADALYDIETYSLYAMDTFELTEALDVFFGLRIDSYDYSNQTSSELYEFSDELYNGHAGLVYEVSEHGNIYASYSTATNINGGESDLGANCGYGGLCGTPEQAAQADPEQVENIELGTKWLLFDEKLSANAAIFRITKSDVHESVGDAYSTLGTLNTGENRVEGVEFGVSGDVTEKFSIQASAAVMDSEVLDSYSDDNIGLALSNFADKSFYLQMRYQPNEKFAFGGDYSYQSEMYGGQPDTAAGYDADAGEYSIRVPDYQVINLFANYYHSESLTFRVNIGNALDEEYWTAAYRSGAFMYIGDGRNITGTVNYEF, from the coding sequence ATGAAAAATAAAAGCTTATCGATGGGTGCATCTACCATTGCTGCGGCCTTAGCATTTGGACACAGTGCCGCATTTGCGCAAGATACCGATGTTGATTGTAAAGACTTAACGGCTGCAGAGTGCGCAAAACAAAGCGACGAGGCCATTGAGCTCATTCGAATTCATGGCGTTCAGCAGTCGATATACCGTTATAGCAAGTCTGGCGATCCTCGCCGTGTTGCGGATTTAGTTGATACACCACAAACCATTAGCGTTCTTACTCAAGACCAAATTCAAGAGAGCGGAAAAACCGACCTTAAAGATATTCTTTCAGCGCAGGCCGGTGTAACGCTGGGTACTGGTGAGAATGGTAATGCTTTTGGTGATCGCTATATTATTCGAGGCCACGAAGCCCGCAGCGATGTTTTTGTTGATGGACTGCGTGACCCAGGCATGACCACGCGTGAAAGCTTTGCTACCGAACGTGTTGAAATTACGAAAGGCCCAAGCTCTACATTTGCCGGTCGTGGTTCATCAGGCGGTGCGGTTAACTCTATTACTAAAAAGGCGTCAACCAGCTACAACTTTGGCCGCGTAGATGCAGCCATCGGTACCGATGAACATACTCGTTTTACTCTCGATTTAAATAAGACACTTACCGAAAACAGCGCCGTTCGTTTAAACGCCCTGACGTCGTCAGAAGACAAGCCAGGTCGCGAAGGTATTGAACGAGATCGTAATGGCCTTCAGCTTTCTTATGTAAACCAACCTACCGATCGCTTGTCGTTTACTGGTGATATTTACTATCTTGATGCGGAAGATAAGCCTGACCTTGGCAGCTACTTCGACCGCGATGCCGGCTATCCTCTTGAAGATATTCCAGTATACGCACAAGATGAAGACTTCATGAACTCAGAAGTGACGACCTTTACACTGCGTACCGAGTATGAAATTAGTGACAACGTGCGTTTTTATAACGCGACCCGCGTCGGTAAAACAGAAAATGAATATGTCACTACCGGTATGCGAGGAACAAACCGAGACGCAACCGACCCTGATGCCCCTGGTGCCTACACGCTATCGCTAAGCAATCACCAAGGCTGGCAAGATGTTGACTATGTCACTACTCAGTTTAACCTATTCTGGGACACGCAATTTGCCGGCTTTGAGCATAAATTTGTGTTCGGTTTTGAGTACACCGACGAGTCAGTGGACAACGGTGTATTCAGTGTAGAATACGGAAATGAGTCAAACTGCTTAACCGGTGGTCGTCGTGGTGTATCTGAAAGCTACTGCCTGCTCGATGGTGATGGCAACATGGTAGACAACATCAACAGCCTAATGGGTAAACAAATCACCCGTGGTGATGCTGACGCGCTTTACGATATTGAAACCTACTCATTGTACGCAATGGATACCTTCGAGCTAACTGAAGCCCTTGATGTATTTTTCGGCTTACGTATAGATAGCTACGACTATAGCAACCAAACATCTTCTGAACTCTATGAATTCTCTGATGAACTTTATAACGGCCACGCCGGCCTTGTTTATGAAGTATCAGAGCACGGTAATATTTATGCCTCTTACAGTACAGCCACTAACATTAATGGCGGCGAGTCTGACCTAGGTGCTAACTGTGGCTATGGCGGCCTTTGCGGTACACCTGAGCAAGCGGCGCAAGCCGATCCTGAACAAGTAGAAAATATTGAACTTGGTACTAAATGGCTATTGTTTGATGAGAAACTCAGCGCTAATGCCGCTATTTTCCGCATCACCAAAAGCGATGTACACGAAAGCGTAGGCGATGCATATTCTACGCTAGGCACACTAAACACCGGTGAGAACCGCGTTGAAGGTGTAGAATTTGGTGTGAGTGGTGACGTGACTGAGAAGTTTAGCATTCAAGCGTCTGCGGCCGTTATGGACTCTGAAGTACTAGACTCTTATTCTGACGATAACATTGGCCTTGCACTGAGTAACTTTGCTGATAAGAGCTTCTACCTACAAATGCGTTATCAACCCAACGAGAAGTTCGCGTTCGGTGGTGATTACAGCTATCAATCTGAAATGTATGGTGGCCAACCCGA